A genomic window from Eriocheir sinensis breed Jianghai 21 chromosome 9, ASM2467909v1, whole genome shotgun sequence includes:
- the LOC126995910 gene encoding heme-binding protein 1-like isoform X2, whose product MWVCTKQPPAGDPESSQLTVFLRLFDYLDGKNSREERLPMGVPVSISAEGTKASRNLTACFFLPEKVQANPPTPTNPEVSLVSRPSLTIITKSFGGYANSEETWDAETDKLRKLVTASGLSFDPNVVYWNAYDPPLKFWGRRNEVWLVRV is encoded by the exons ATGTGGGTGTGCACGAAACAGCCCCCAGCCGGTGACCCTGAGAGTAGTCAATTGACTGTGTTCCTGCGGCTCTTCGACTACCTGGACGGCAAGAATAGCAGAG AGGAGCGCCTGCCAATGGGTGTCCCTGTGTCTATCAGCGCTGAGGGCACAAAGGCCTCCAGGAACCTCACCGCCTGTTTCTTCCTGCCCGAGAAAGTTCAGGCCAATCCGCCCACACCCACCAACCCAGAGGTTTCTCTCGTCAGCCGACCcagcctcaccatcatcaccaa GTCGTTCGGAGGCTACGCCAATTCCGAGGAAACCTGGGACGCAGAGACGGACAAGTTAAGGAAGCTGGTAACCGCTTCTGGGCTGTCCTTTGACCCCAACGTTGTATATTG gaacgCCTACGACCCGCCCCTGAAATTTTGGGGGCGCAGAAACGAGGTGTGGCTGGTCAGAGTTTGA